The following nucleotide sequence is from Coffea eugenioides isolate CCC68of chromosome 10, Ceug_1.0, whole genome shotgun sequence.
TAGATAAGAAGAAGTGCTTTGCCTTGATCTTTGAACTGACATTATACTCTTTCACTTTTCTCAGATGGTAATCACTCTCccagaaaggaaaaagagaaagtaTGATGTAGTTAATTTTTCACTAGACTATTTTGCCAAGTTATCATGTTTCCAGGCGGATGTCTTTCCAGCTCTTTGCTGGCTGTCCCATGTAGCAATTGATCTCTGAAATTAAGGTAATGCTAGGTCATATTACATTTGCCTCATAGCGCAAAAGATATAGGTTGAAGCATGTCTTCAAAATCAGCTTCCATGCATTTATGAGGTTTAGCAGTTGCCTCTATCAATCTTTTAACGACAATGTGGTATTTGACTGTTTGCCTTGGGTCGGGAGCTGAGAGGTCAAAGTAATGCATTCTATTCGGCAATTCTATTCTTCTGGAGTTGAAAGATAGTCTGAGGTGTATTCATCTACTACTTTTTAGCTTTTGCATTTTGCATGGATCTCGATTTAAAAACTGGAAACTAGATGTAAGGTGCTTTCCCAAGTGTAGAAAGCCACTTGCGAAATAATAAATATCAACAAAATACCTGGACATACTAACCCTTTTTTGTAACTCTTGAGTAGATTATGAAAGGCTTGTTTCTATTGTAACCAAAccttttaccttttttttttggtcttttttGTTCTATACAATTATAGGGCATTAACACTATGATGTGCTCTCTCTTAACTCATTCCTTGGAGATGCAACCGATCTGAGGATCTGTTGAATTCCGGCAAAATGACTATTGAGCAACTTCTGATGTTGCTCCCAGTCCTTagacacataatcaaatgcGTCCGCACTAAGgtcaatttaataatttaattcaacacttaaatttaatgaattcaaattttaacatatttagtgtatttgataacaaaaaataaaagatgcaAATTAGTTAAGTGATACTGAATTCTATAGATaaaatttgtttcaaaaaataaagtGATAACGATTCATTTATCATTCAATGTAAAATATGTTCAAATTTTAAGATTTTAATACTTACTAATTTAATAATAATATAGTAAATTCACATTTTAGATTTCAACTTTCATATTTCCTCTGGATTTCTATAAAGACGGTATTAAACCATGCTCTAGTTCTTAAAATTCTTTCGACCACTTGGCTAGAGAATAGAGATTTCATTTCTTGGTGCCGTGACTAATGGTTTAGCAGATCCAATCATTTTGGGATGATGAATTAGGTTGGATTAGAAGGAATTGGAATAAAGTGGCACACTTTCTTGCAAAAACAGCAAAGATAGTTGGTAGCGGTTTTTGGAGTGTTCCTCCAGACTTTTTTATGTACTGCTTTAGCAGCAGATTGTCAGTTGAATGATTTGGTTCACATCCGAGACGATAGCACATTAATAAGTTATCCTCAAATAACTTTTATATTTGATTTAAGTGTATAATACATGTGCGACTATGTACAAGGCTGCAAGGACTAAGCGAAATTGTACCGGATACTGTAGCTATGTAAGTCAGTGTAGCTTGGCGCCAAGTCCCACAGAGCTAACCTTGGAAGTGGCACCTCGAACCCGTGATGAGGTAGTTAATCAgctttttccttcattttccgGCCGTCGGAGTTTAACCGCCGGTGGAGAAAACCTCCCGGAAGTCTCCACTTTCAGGGTCCCACAGGTGGACGATATTTCCCCATAAAAGGTCTAATCAAGCCCACGTGTCAACTGTGAAATCTTTATGCCCCCCCAGACTCACGTCTCCGTTCACGTGGCAGACACCAAAAACTTCCTTCCGTGCCGCTCTCGAAACTtacccccccaaaaaaaaaaatggtaataataaaaaagaagaagaggatgaagaagaagaaacaaaaaggaaacGTCCAATTCCCATTAAATCCCTCGAACTCTCTGCTCATTCTAAGAAAAAGTACGCTAAAAAGCTAGTTCTAAAAGCCAGTTAGTTACTTCTTCCCTCTGTTCATAGATGCTGTAAAACTTTTTCAGATTCTTGTTGGGAAAATAAAGATGATGAAGAATATGATGGTGCTTTCCAGTTCTGCTACATTCATTTCTAGTAATTTCTACCCTTCTTTCCTGTTGCCATTTCACCACTCCTCCTCCGTCATGGGGTTGGTAACGCTTTACTACTCTTTTTCCAAATTGTCTATCTTCATGTGTAATTAGGCTGGAAATGggatttttgtttttaaaaattcCTTTAGACaaaaaagagtaaatttttttgttttgggttttCTCAGTTTGAACTGTTGTAAAAGAGCATCGGGGGAAAATTCTGCCCACAGATTTTCTAGTAAGGTGAAAACGGCTTTGCTTATCTTGGTTTGGTCGATTATTGGGAATATAACATTGAGTTTATGTTATGTGATGGTGCATGACTCTACACCTCTTGGCTTACGTTAGATAGAAGATTATGGCAAAATCAGATTTCCTGATGTATATGCTCCTCGAGCCCAACAACAACAGCAGCAATTGATTGAGGTACTCATAAAGTTTTTAACTTTATGTTTCTGATATTTTCTTTCAGTGTATTCGTCGAGAGTAAGCTAAATGTTGATATTAAAAGATGCTATTCAtaatttctgcattttcttacccttcccctgaatttactcgaaccaaaaaaaataaaaaataacaataaaaggAGATTAAGAACTGTTATTAACTTGACTTTGTAACTGTAGGAAGAAGCTCCACCAATGACAGAGGTCATTCCTTCACTAAGAGTTTCCCCAGGTCAGGCACATCCACTTGGAGCATCAGAGCTTGAGAATGGTGTTAATTTTGCCATTTTTTCTCAGCATGCAACTTCAGTCACGCTTTGCTTGCAACTTCCTCAGAGGTTGGGTCCAATATTGTTATTGAATTCCAAGGCTCCTATGtttcattcttttattttggcttttgtaaaCAGGACCTATTCGCTTGTCTGGCTTCAGATTTGTCTATTTATATCTAAAGATTCTCGTCAATTTTGTATCTTGATGCTTAGAGGTAGACTGATAGTTGTAGTCAGTTGCTGGAGAAAAGGATTCTAagattattaaatttttttatatatttgatCCTAAAGCAATGCTGACCTTTTTCAGTATGATGATAATTTAAGTCTATGTAATCTCTGTTCTCAATTACTTGTATGCTGAGCCCTAAATCGCGATGCTGATATCTTGAGTGCAAATGATTAGGTTCCTTTCTTCTGCATTTGATCTGATTTAAGAACGGTTTCCATCATTTAACAAGATGACTGATATTATTGATCAAAAGTGAAATAAGATAGATAATGAAGGTTGACTTATATATTTTCATGCTGGATTATTGATGGTATGATCCTTTCATTTAGTGCTGATTCTTACTTGATTGGCATACTGTTTAAAAGGTCAAAAGTTCTTTTATCTacttccttttttattttcataatcTTTCATGTGATTAGTCGGGAAAAGCTTGACACCTTGCATGGAGAGATGATTGAATTGACGCTGGATCCTCAAGTGAATCGAACTGGAGATATATGGCACATTTGTGTTGAGGTAGGCTATGCTTCTGTTCCTGCTGCTTCTCTTTCTTATCATTAGTTGCAAGTGAATGTAATAGTTCATTATGCTTTCTTAAGCATGGTATTAGCATTAGGTTTGACTCTTCTTAGTAGTATTTGAGCTAAGGTGATCTTGTGTCGTAGGCTAACTGTCTAAGTTTTCCTCTATCCCCCTCCTTTTACTTTTAAAGTAGTGTGTAACTCTGTGCGCAGTATGGTTTATGGGATAGAGTTTACTAAAGCAGAAAGAAGATCCCAGGCAGTTACagtggagaagaagaaaatatgGGTAGGGAGAGTGGGTTTGCACCATTTTCCAATTAGGTCATATGTGTAAATATCCTCCTTGCCCGATCTAACAGAAAATGACAGTTGACTTCAAAGTTGATGGACCATTTAGAGGGCTTCTCTATGTGCATTCTCATGAAGTCTGTCATATCAAAATCTCTGTTTTATTCACTCTTCTCCTTCTCCAGTTCCTTGtaccctttttatttttttttggtataacATCTTATGTCTGGTGGGTGCAACTTCATGTATCAATTTGCATATGTAGGATTTGCCTCGCAGCAATGTCCTGTATGGCTACTACATGGATGGTCCTAAAGATTGGAGTCAAGGTCATCGATTTGATAGAAGCATTCTGCTGATTGATCCCTATGCTAAGCTTGTTGAAGGCCGGCGAGTTTTTGGAGATCTTAACAATAGAGGGTCACAGTTTTTAGGAACTTTTGACTTTGATACCTTGCCATTTGACTGGGGTGACGGTTACAAGCTTCCCAATATACCCGAGGTAAATTGTAAGTTGCTGCATAAATAGATTAAGCTAATGAGATTTGAAACACGAGTTAGAGCGACAAGTGAATAGCTGCATGTTTATCATGTATAACTGTGAATTTATCCATGTTAGCCACTGTTGAACATTCATTCATTATGAGCTTGTACATTAACCGAGTTTTTTGTGGGTATTTAAACTATGGAGCAATGTTTACTGTTGTTAACACATGTTAATTCACTGAAGGATTAATCTTTGTTAGAACTTTGTGTAGCCATTGACAGAGAAATTTTGTTGAGCTACCTTCTAACATGGACCATTGGACCTTACGTATATGCCATTGGATTTGCAGAAAGATCTTGTTATATATGAAATGAATGTCCGGGGTTTTACAGCCGATGAATCTAGTGGATTGGATCCAAGCATACGTGGCAGCTACCTTGGTGTGATTGAAAAGGTAATGTTGTTATGCTAAGAATTTTGTGTAACAGCCAGGAATTTTGTTGTCCTTTCTTCTGACCTGATTCTTGTTCCCCTTCTTCCCATGTGCTAGCTCTGGGCTTTCTTTCAGTTCTCCATCACTGTTTAATGTTGATCATGCAATCTGATCACCAACTAGTACTTCTGTCGGAACATATTCTGCTAATGTTATAACTCAAATTGTCCCTTAATTTGGTTCACATCTGGTTGTGTTAATCAAATTGGCGTGGTGATGGTAGTCTCTGTCGGAACTAGTGGCTCTTTTTGTTGTTGACTTTCATTTTGTCTCAGGGTTTGTAGtcttaaattattttcatgttATGTTGTGTATTCTAACAAGCCTTTTCCTGTGAAGATACCTCATCTCTTAGAGCTTGGCATAAATGCTGTAGAATTGCTGCCTGCCtttgagtttgatgaattgGAGTTCCAAAGGCGCCGTAATCCTAGAGATCACATGGTGAGCTACTATCACCCTCCCCTTGTGGTTTTGCTGAGAAAAATTGTCATCAGGTGCACAATTGTATATCTGCTTTATCTTTTTACTTGTCAGAGAATGAATTTGGCTAATGTATAATATTCTCCTTGCTATTATCTCTCATGTAAAGTCAAGCCTTCAAATATTGGTTGAGCACCCAGTTTGGTGTCCTATATCCTTACATCACCTACTTCGATTTATGCTTCATGCATTCTGAAAATTTGACTATTAACAAGTCTTTTAACACCCTCAGCCTCCCATGTTCCCATGTAATGGAACTGCTAGAACATTTGAGCTTTGTAATAAGTTGAATGCtacttctgtttttgtttttggttaaCTTAATTATTGTGATTTTATGTCTGTTTGGTTGCTCTTAGTAACAGAAGACTGATGTCTTATGATATCTGGGAATGACTGTAGTACTAGTTTATGTGTATAGTATTAAGCATATGTTATTTCTGTTAATGGACACGAATGCCAAGTTTCAATGGTACTTATTGACTTATATTTCTTTCAAGATCAACACGTGGGGTTATTCAACTATAAATTTCTTTGCACCTATGAGTCGCTATGCAAGTGCCGGTGGGGGACCTGTCAGTGCTTCTAGAGAGTTCAAAGAAATGGTTAAGGCACTACATGGTGCAGGAATAGAGGTATGGTCTCGTAATATCTTTAAATCTAGCAATGTGACGCTAAATTTCTTAGGTTTCTCTGTCTTGATTGCTTTTGTACTGAAGTCCTTGGTTCGCCATATACTCATCCTTTTACTTTGTACAGGTCATTTTGGATGTTGTTTATA
It contains:
- the LOC113750285 gene encoding isoamylase 3, chloroplastic-like, translated to MYKAARTKRNCTGYCSYVSQCSLAPSPTELTLEVAPRTRDEVVNQLFPSFSGRRSLTAGGENLPEVSTFRVPQILVGKIKMMKNMMVLSSSATFISSNFYPSFLLPFHHSSSVMGQKRVNFFVLGFLSLNCCKRASGENSAHRFSSKIEDYGKIRFPDVYAPRAQQQQQQLIEEEAPPMTEVIPSLRVSPGQAHPLGASELENGVNFAIFSQHATSVTLCLQLPQSREKLDTLHGEMIELTLDPQVNRTGDIWHICVEDLPRSNVLYGYYMDGPKDWSQGHRFDRSILLIDPYAKLVEGRRVFGDLNNRGSQFLGTFDFDTLPFDWGDGYKLPNIPEKDLVIYEMNVRGFTADESSGLDPSIRGSYLGVIEKIPHLLELGINAVELLPAFEFDELEFQRRRNPRDHMINTWGYSTINFFAPMSRYASAGGGPVSASREFKEMVKALHGAGIEVILDVVYNHTNEADDENPYTTSFRGIDNKIYYMVDLNNGGQLLNFSGCGNTFNCNHPVVMEFILDSLRHWVTEYHIDGFRFDLASVLCRGADGSPLNAPPLVRAIAKDSILSRCKIIAEPWDCGGLYLVGSFPNWDRWAEWNGVYRDDVRKFIKGDAGMKGSFATRMAGSADLYRVNKRKPCHSINFVIAHDGFTLYDLVSYNTKHNDANGEGGNDGSNDNFSWNCGAEARLISGGHLTLAIFILNQKSFAANAAT